From Tachyglossus aculeatus isolate mTacAcu1 chromosome 12 unlocalized genomic scaffold, mTacAcu1.pri SUPER_6_unloc_1, whole genome shotgun sequence, the proteins below share one genomic window:
- the ZYX gene encoding zyxin has product MAAPRPPPAVSVSPPAFYAPQKKFGPVVAPKPKVNPFRAGPGAGAEDPPPPGAGPQRARVGRVGEGPPPPPEDLPLPPPPPPGDDEAAVQGGAFPPPPPPFEEPFPPAPEEAFPSPPPPPEEERGPPAAPPQTVGRMSSIDLEMDSLSFMLDDMTRNDPFKPRLASGSAIPPAPAAPPAPPAPPAAPQFHSRANTGPSAGSGPRPPASSGTSRPPWAASSSPRGGPTPPAPVSAAKTPTMQARVPTAPKVSPGAPRSTPLVPKFNPPAPGGPPQQRGGVPLPQAAPGSGPSQAPGFVYAQQREKPLVQEKQRPVPPPSNQSQVQAPGAPGPLNLREVEELEQLTQQLMRDMEQPSGTEAPTNEWCGRCRRPLSRSQPAVKALSRLFHVECFTCSQCERQLQGQQFYSMEGSPYCEECYQSTLEKCSACGQLITERMLRATGNAFHPQCFTCAVCACPLEGTSFIVDQANRPHCVPDYHRQYAPRCSVCSEPIMPEPGRDETVRVVALDKNFHMKCYKCEDCGKALSIEADENGCFPLDGHVLCRRCHESRAQA; this is encoded by the exons ATGGcggccccccgcccgccgcccgccgtCTCGGTGTCGCCGCCCGCCTTCTACGCCCCCCAGAAGAAGTTCGGGCCGGTGGTGGCCCCGAAGCCCAAAGTCAACCCgttccgggccgggccgggggcgggggccgagGACCCCCCCCCGCCGGGAGCCGGGCCGCAGCGAGCCCGGGTGGGCAGGGTGGGCGAggggccccctcccccgccggaAG accttcccctgccgccccctcctccgcccgGGGACGATGAGGCCGCTGTCCAGGGAGGGGccttccccccgccgccgcctcccttCGAGgaacccttcccccccgccccggaggaagccttcccctcccctcccccgcccccggaggaagagaggggacccCCGGCTGCCCCCCCGCAG ACCGTAGGGAGGATGAGCAGTATTGACCTCGAGATGGACTCGCTGTCCTTCATGTTGGACGACATGACCCGCAATGACCCCTTCAAGCCCCGA ctggCATCTGGATCCGCCATCCCCCCGGCACCCGCagcccccccggctccccctgccccccctgcGGCCCCACAGTTCCACTCCAGAGCCAATACTGGGCCCAGTGCGGGatcgggcccacgtcctcctgccTCCAGCGGGACCTCCCGGCCCCCCTGGGCAGCCTCTTCCAGTCCCAGGGGGGgccccacccctcctgcccccgtTTCCGCAGCCAAGACCCCCACCATGCAGGCCCGTGTTCCCACTGCACCCAAGGTCAGCCCGGGGGCACCCAGGTCAACCCCACTGGTGCCCAAGTTTAACCCTCCCGCTCCTGGGGGACCCCCCCAGCAGAGAGGAGGGGTCCCACTCCCACAGGCTGCTCCCGGCTCGGGgccctcccaggcccctggctTCGTCTATGCTCAGCAGAGAGAGAAGCCCCtggtccaggagaagcagcggccAGTGCCCCCACCCTCCAACCAGAGCCAG GTCCAGGCCCCCGGAGCCCCAGGCCCCCTCAACCTgcgggaagtggaggagctggagcaGCTGACGCAGCAGCTGATGAGGGACATGGAGCAGCCGTCCGGCACGGAGGCCCCCACCAATG AGTGGTGTGGGCGCTGCCGCCGGCCCCTGTCCCGCTCCCAGCCGGCCGTCAAGGCGCTGAGCCGGCTCTTCCACGTGGAGTGCTTCACCTGCTCCCAGTGTGAACGGCAGCTGCAGGGGCAGCAGTTCTACAGCATGGAGGGGTCACCCTACTGCGAGGAGTGCTACCAG AGCACCCTGGAGAAGTGCAGTGCGTGCGGGCAGCTCATCACGGAGCGGATGCTGCGGGCCACGGGCAACGccttccacccccagtgcttcacCTGTGCCGTCTGTGCCTGCCCCCTGGAAGGCACGTCCTTCATCGTGGACCAGGCCAACCGGCCACACTGTGTCCCTGACTACCACCG GCAATACGCCCCTCGCTGCTCCGTCTGCTCCGAGCCCATCATGCCGGAGCCCGGCCGTGACGAGACCGTCCGCGTCGTTGCCCTGGACAAGAACTTCCACATGAAGTGCTACAAGTGCGAG GACTGTGGGAAGGCCCTGTCCATCGAGGCAGATGAGAACGGCTGCTTCCCCCTGGACGGACACGTCCTCTGTCGCCGCTGCCACGAGAGCCGGGCCCAAGCCTGA